A stretch of Exiguobacterium sp. BMC-KP DNA encodes these proteins:
- a CDS encoding putative bifunctional diguanylate cyclase/phosphodiesterase, which produces MLRRLSPVFIEEAFRRRSYYKTFSWMIAVIGLLAIIVALHQLNKTLEEGKRFEEAAKAIDIVIPANHATQDLTSYYLAFLEKKVEEPQVTKQAETSLFHLYEQLKEEPVTGPARKELLEEITKLERQGYDSNHRFFTVSTNFKSEVIFNQLVLSKETGSYYDVFSHLIMMEEQLGKSAQILREARRDNEISSIDRLRIQQMRIDLPIRQQSLMNALYGVVSLKDDAGRQEIANMRSQMRNYTETLDELLSTSNDKNYAKLAEQSKQYETSMYKIYNQKLKQVQQEMEQRGSQIIQNAWLLFATIILVITALLILNWLLLRAFRKDISLLQNEANTFAEDRRQSGYHVHERNDFKPVVQAFRTMTAIIAGLLDHSDAKTKEIKQKKAEIESLFSQNTDPILALSSDYTILSGNDRFRQLTHATSDWTIEELVHPADLNRMRRALQQAIEGNSQTIRCKMLFDEDILNMFVNIIHVPNKEDETGVALYLSCHDETDQFRREERITQLALFDMLTGLLNRNGFEQKMTDALKAPQPGELVTISIRQFRRINDIYGHGAGDQILKDLANRLKHHFIGTGQAARIGGDEFAVLVAQQDIVDYQQLKQVIEHVYEINGEFVNVSISMSMVRYPDDAIAVTSLLSSVDIAMQHAKQQTEGGPVWFEPWMSAEYLESVVLEGELRDAIEKNELQLFYQPQINLATGKVDGCEALLRWFHPERGMISPAIFIPIAERSMLIEEIGMWVVAETVRQVEEWKETELEVLRVSANLSVKELVSGRIVDYLTGIREIHPGIEERMELEITESFGVFSDTRVFDALQTLHQMGYRLAIDDFGTGYSSLSYLSRLPIQRLKIDRSFISGPDACSNAPLIETIIKLAHTLKYDVVAEGIEEIEQADHLRMLDCEYAQGFYYSRPIPADEFRIWYGKYHEALQS; this is translated from the coding sequence GTGTTGCGACGTTTATCACCAGTCTTCATCGAAGAAGCTTTTCGAAGACGATCCTACTATAAAACGTTCTCGTGGATGATTGCAGTCATCGGTCTACTTGCGATTATCGTTGCGTTACACCAATTGAACAAAACACTCGAAGAAGGAAAACGTTTCGAAGAGGCAGCAAAAGCGATTGACATCGTGATTCCAGCAAATCATGCGACTCAAGATTTAACTTCTTATTATCTGGCTTTCTTAGAAAAAAAGGTTGAGGAACCACAAGTAACAAAACAAGCAGAAACTTCCCTCTTCCATTTATATGAACAACTAAAGGAAGAACCAGTGACTGGACCAGCACGTAAAGAGTTGCTGGAAGAAATCACGAAATTAGAGCGTCAAGGATATGATTCCAATCATCGCTTTTTCACGGTCTCTACGAACTTTAAAAGTGAAGTGATTTTTAATCAACTTGTCTTAAGTAAAGAGACCGGTTCATATTATGATGTGTTCTCGCATCTTATCATGATGGAAGAGCAACTTGGAAAATCGGCACAGATTCTACGAGAAGCACGTCGGGACAACGAAATCAGTTCAATTGATCGCTTACGCATCCAACAAATGCGGATCGACTTGCCAATACGCCAACAATCGCTCATGAATGCCTTATATGGTGTAGTTTCGTTAAAAGACGACGCAGGGCGACAGGAAATTGCCAACATGAGAAGTCAGATGCGAAATTACACAGAAACGCTAGATGAATTGCTGAGTACATCAAATGATAAAAATTATGCAAAATTAGCTGAGCAGTCTAAACAGTATGAAACAAGTATGTATAAGATATACAATCAAAAATTAAAACAAGTACAACAAGAAATGGAGCAACGAGGATCGCAAATCATTCAAAATGCTTGGTTGCTATTTGCAACAATCATTCTTGTCATTACGGCATTATTAATACTTAATTGGTTATTATTACGTGCTTTTCGAAAAGATATTTCCTTACTACAAAACGAAGCGAATACGTTTGCTGAGGATCGGCGACAATCTGGGTACCATGTACATGAAAGAAACGATTTCAAGCCGGTTGTTCAAGCCTTTCGAACGATGACAGCCATCATCGCTGGGCTACTCGATCATAGTGATGCGAAAACAAAAGAGATCAAGCAGAAGAAAGCCGAAATCGAATCACTCTTTTCTCAAAATACAGATCCGATTCTTGCTTTATCATCGGATTATACGATTTTAAGTGGAAATGATCGTTTTCGACAGTTAACGCATGCAACATCGGATTGGACGATTGAAGAATTGGTACATCCGGCTGATTTGAATCGAATGCGGCGAGCGCTGCAGCAGGCAATCGAAGGAAACAGTCAGACGATCCGCTGTAAAATGTTATTTGATGAAGATATTTTAAATATGTTCGTCAACATCATTCACGTTCCGAACAAAGAAGATGAAACAGGTGTTGCCTTGTATCTGTCTTGTCATGATGAGACGGATCAGTTTCGACGAGAAGAACGCATTACACAACTCGCGCTTTTTGATATGTTGACAGGGTTACTGAATCGAAATGGTTTTGAACAAAAAATGACAGATGCACTAAAGGCACCACAACCAGGTGAGCTTGTTACCATCAGCATTCGCCAATTCCGCCGAATCAATGATATCTACGGTCATGGGGCAGGAGATCAGATTTTGAAGGATCTCGCGAATCGACTCAAACATCACTTCATCGGAACCGGACAAGCGGCACGGATTGGAGGAGATGAATTCGCTGTGTTAGTCGCGCAGCAGGATATCGTTGATTACCAGCAATTGAAGCAAGTCATCGAACATGTTTATGAAATCAATGGAGAATTCGTGAATGTCAGCATCAGTATGAGTATGGTTCGTTATCCGGACGATGCGATAGCTGTCACCTCTTTATTATCCTCTGTCGATATCGCGATGCAACATGCGAAACAACAGACGGAAGGTGGACCAGTCTGGTTCGAACCGTGGATGAGTGCTGAATATCTAGAATCAGTCGTTCTCGAAGGGGAATTACGAGACGCAATTGAAAAAAATGAATTGCAACTGTTCTATCAGCCACAAATTAATCTTGCAACAGGAAAAGTAGACGGTTGTGAAGCACTCTTACGTTGGTTCCATCCAGAACGTGGGATGATTAGTCCGGCGATTTTCATTCCGATTGCTGAGCGATCGATGTTGATTGAAGAAATCGGTATGTGGGTCGTTGCCGAAACGGTTCGGCAAGTCGAGGAGTGGAAGGAAACGGAGCTTGAGGTACTTCGCGTCTCAGCGAACTTATCTGTAAAAGAGCTCGTCTCTGGCCGGATTGTCGATTACCTGACTGGTATTCGAGAAATTCATCCTGGGATTGAAGAACGGATGGAGCTCGAGATTACGGAATCGTTCGGTGTCTTTTCGGACACGCGTGTGTTTGATGCCTTACAAACACTACATCAAATGGGTTATCGCCTTGCTATTGATGATTTTGGTACAGGATATTCCTCCTTGTCCTATTTGAGTCGATTGCCAATTCAACGACTTAAAATTGATCGCTCGTTCATCAGTGGTCCAGATGCGTGTTCGAACGCACCGCTGATTGAGACGATCATCAAACTGGCACATACGTTAAAATATGATGTCGTCGCGGAAGGAATCGAGGAGATCGAACAAGCGGATCATTTACGCATGCTTGACTGTGAATATGCCCAAGGTTTTTATTATTCGAGACCAATTCCTGCAGACGAGTTTCGCATCTGGTACGGAAAGTATCATGAAGCGCTTCAGTCTTAA
- a CDS encoding CBS domain-containing protein, with protein sequence MNIAFFLLPKDEVKYLDPESTVRQALEKMKHHRFTSVPLVDNKGKYAGTLTEGDVLWALEANLEHADYDHVLQTRLTDIKQRVRYKPVSITAQMEEMIEVITDQNFVPVIDDGKHFIGIIRRRDIIDYFAKKVARENVSY encoded by the coding sequence ATGAACATTGCTTTTTTCTTACTACCAAAAGATGAGGTGAAATATCTAGATCCTGAGTCGACGGTCAGACAGGCATTAGAAAAGATGAAACATCATCGATTTACGTCCGTTCCACTCGTCGATAATAAAGGGAAATATGCAGGGACATTAACGGAAGGAGACGTCTTGTGGGCGCTTGAGGCTAATCTAGAGCATGCGGACTATGATCACGTCTTGCAAACACGGTTGACGGATATTAAACAACGCGTTCGTTATAAACCAGTCTCGATTACCGCGCAAATGGAAGAGATGATTGAAGTCATCACGGACCAAAACTTCGTTCCTGTCATCGATGATGGAAAGCACTTCATCGGAATCATTCGTCGTCGGGATATCATCGATTATTTCGCGAAAAAAGTAGCACGCGAAAATGTCAGTTACTAA
- a CDS encoding methyl-accepting chemotaxis protein has translation MRLPITRRLFIGLILLPALTLGVSTWFSYNQTSRTVDQLVDSTSQTALKQLEQSFSRIIDDTKKDTTLLAGLPSNREDGTLPNYIDTTKQPSASDAPSQKATDIYTTLEKYGSSKIENSFIQYADTKGGYLNWPKQEVTPGYDPRKETWYKQALENSSTAVMSEPHYDSATKLSIIGFSKATLDSQANIKGVLSVYKSVNRLAEDMKRIEIGQKGFVFSYTQNGKIVTHPNRNYFFKKINQLRENGKSYFSSPTTMLEQESGTKIMDVEGKKSVVIWQTSSKTGFKLAVVLDYASLYAPKEEMLSQSLVNFVIAIALATLIAWLIGRSINRPLSMLRREALAIASGDLRTQDRPKRFIKDELTDLSTNFDAMRARLRQTILAMTTSATTVRDASEELSTNATHVQNASRHIGQTMEEIAAAGETQTKQAERSSHAVYGVKERSTAMQQVASTTLSEVASVASAATRGSNVTKQTISDLLNHSDSLEKEIENTSDFLGKRSDEIGKILGTLQAISSQTNLLALNAAIEAARVGEQGRGFAVVASEVRKLAEESDASAKQIKQLLDNIQQETHTAMSAMHHVMSDLKVSLESVKTTGDDFERIAGSVHHVSSRTEALTGDIEALTLATEEVSDAMGTILALTEENAAGLETSTASIQETNATLESVTTAAVHLAHIAGNLHSLTLDFQLDEAVSTEDSIEEQEEITSTDAEMFPTEESAYDEVASTELTEHVLENDDLPEAEETQAEENTTETSHSSTNH, from the coding sequence ATGCGCCTCCCGATCACCCGTCGCCTGTTCATCGGGCTTATTTTATTGCCCGCACTTACACTTGGTGTCTCTACTTGGTTTTCTTACAACCAAACGAGCCGAACAGTCGATCAACTTGTTGACTCGACGTCCCAAACTGCTTTAAAGCAACTCGAACAATCGTTTTCCCGTATCATTGATGATACAAAAAAGGATACGACACTTCTTGCCGGACTCCCTTCTAACCGTGAAGACGGTACCCTACCGAACTACATAGATACCACAAAACAACCGTCTGCCTCAGATGCTCCTTCTCAAAAAGCGACAGATATCTATACTACTCTTGAGAAATATGGATCATCTAAAATCGAAAATTCATTCATTCAGTACGCTGATACAAAAGGCGGCTATCTCAACTGGCCGAAACAAGAAGTCACACCAGGATACGATCCACGAAAAGAAACCTGGTATAAACAAGCACTTGAAAATTCAAGTACCGCAGTTATGAGTGAGCCCCATTATGATAGCGCTACAAAGCTATCGATCATTGGTTTCTCTAAAGCGACACTGGATAGTCAGGCGAACATTAAAGGTGTGTTATCCGTCTATAAAAGCGTCAATCGACTTGCCGAAGACATGAAACGGATTGAAATTGGACAAAAGGGGTTCGTTTTCAGCTATACACAAAACGGAAAAATCGTCACTCACCCCAATCGAAATTATTTCTTTAAAAAAATCAATCAACTACGAGAAAATGGGAAGTCATATTTCTCGTCTCCAACCACTATGCTTGAGCAAGAATCCGGAACGAAAATCATGGATGTGGAAGGAAAAAAATCAGTCGTCATTTGGCAAACTTCTTCTAAAACCGGATTTAAGTTAGCAGTTGTACTCGATTATGCTTCCTTGTATGCGCCGAAAGAAGAGATGTTGAGTCAATCCTTAGTGAATTTCGTAATCGCTATTGCTCTTGCTACACTCATTGCTTGGTTGATCGGACGTTCTATCAATCGACCATTATCCATGTTACGCCGAGAAGCATTAGCAATCGCATCCGGGGATCTTCGAACACAAGATCGTCCGAAACGATTCATTAAAGATGAATTGACGGATCTCAGTACGAATTTTGACGCGATGCGTGCTCGTTTGCGACAAACGATTCTAGCGATGACTACATCTGCTACGACGGTTCGTGATGCCTCAGAAGAATTATCTACTAACGCTACTCATGTTCAGAATGCTTCACGCCATATTGGGCAGACAATGGAAGAAATTGCAGCTGCCGGTGAAACACAGACGAAACAGGCTGAGCGTTCTTCACACGCTGTATACGGTGTAAAAGAACGATCAACCGCGATGCAACAAGTTGCTTCTACGACTCTCTCAGAAGTCGCTTCGGTTGCTTCTGCTGCCACACGGGGCAGTAATGTTACGAAGCAAACAATTTCTGACTTATTGAATCATTCCGATTCACTTGAAAAAGAAATCGAAAATACTTCTGATTTCTTAGGTAAACGATCTGATGAGATCGGTAAAATTCTTGGAACGTTACAAGCGATCTCTAGTCAGACGAATTTACTTGCTCTCAATGCAGCAATCGAAGCCGCACGTGTTGGTGAACAAGGTCGTGGATTTGCTGTCGTCGCAAGCGAAGTTCGAAAACTCGCTGAAGAAAGTGACGCGTCTGCTAAACAAATCAAGCAACTCTTAGATAATATCCAGCAAGAGACGCATACAGCAATGAGCGCGATGCATCACGTCATGAGTGACTTAAAAGTCTCTCTTGAATCTGTCAAAACGACAGGAGATGACTTCGAGCGAATCGCAGGATCCGTACACCATGTATCCAGTCGAACAGAAGCATTGACGGGTGACATCGAGGCACTGACGCTCGCAACGGAAGAAGTCTCAGACGCAATGGGAACGATTCTTGCTTTAACGGAAGAGAACGCAGCTGGTCTTGAAACGAGTACGGCTAGTATTCAAGAAACAAACGCGACCCTTGAATCTGTTACAACGGCAGCAGTTCATTTAGCTCATATCGCCGGTAATCTTCACTCACTTACGTTGGATTTCCAGTTAGATGAAGCGGTTTCTACAGAAGACTCTATTGAAGAACAAGAAGAGATCACATCCACAGATGCTGAAATGTTCCCTACAGAGGAGTCTGCTTATGACGAAGTCGCAAGCACCGAATTGACGGAGCACGTACTAGAAAACGATGATCTACCTGAAGCAGAAGAAACTCAAGCGGAAGAAAACACAACCGAGACGTCACATTCTTCTACAAATCATTAA
- a CDS encoding helix-turn-helix domain-containing protein: MNLLKTSDLIQIAEHLFGMTGFFISYKNQEHVSIDLRPAAPRHPGNLLIEDEWPSLNNRPLLHTLKDGTAYLFVNVPAQGMYRIGPVLLQSALFRAHIQDETYHQFYKVLPRTTENRLIDCAHLLYRLLHGEGLPSRDIEHVSDIQEEEIPLVSDAPSHTGVTAYRKAWQREQQIIDWISSGQSERLATTYSLPAYGEFGTLARHQPLRAEKNLLLGTVLLSARAAIQGGLEPDEAFSLSDRMIETIEAATSIAELRNRHVRITVTFAEAVKEIQALRHSPHVLAAIRYIQQHLYDPLSVSSISQAIHVSSNYLSVLFKDETGLPLARYVIRERIREAKRLLRSSDDSLLTISNRLHFSSQSHFSQAFKQITGETPTHYRQKTDF, translated from the coding sequence ATGAATCTCTTGAAAACTTCAGATTTGATACAAATTGCTGAACATTTATTTGGAATGACTGGTTTTTTTATTTCATATAAAAATCAAGAGCATGTGTCAATCGATTTACGTCCTGCTGCGCCAAGGCATCCTGGTAATCTACTCATTGAAGACGAGTGGCCATCCTTGAACAACCGTCCTTTGCTGCATACGTTAAAAGATGGAACGGCCTATCTTTTCGTAAATGTTCCTGCTCAAGGAATGTATCGAATTGGTCCCGTCCTCTTACAGTCTGCTCTTTTTCGTGCTCATATCCAAGATGAGACGTATCACCAATTTTATAAAGTCCTTCCCCGAACGACTGAAAATCGTTTAATTGACTGTGCTCATCTGTTGTATCGACTTCTCCACGGCGAAGGATTACCTTCTCGCGATATTGAGCATGTTTCAGATATACAGGAGGAGGAAATTCCTCTAGTGTCTGATGCCCCTTCACATACAGGTGTGACAGCTTATCGAAAAGCTTGGCAACGTGAACAACAAATCATCGATTGGATTTCGTCAGGACAAAGTGAACGACTCGCTACGACGTATTCTCTTCCTGCTTATGGTGAATTCGGTACGCTAGCACGCCATCAACCACTCCGTGCAGAAAAGAATCTGCTTCTTGGAACAGTTCTTTTAAGCGCACGTGCTGCGATTCAAGGAGGACTTGAACCAGACGAGGCTTTCTCGCTTAGCGATCGAATGATTGAAACAATCGAAGCCGCGACAAGTATCGCGGAACTGAGAAATCGACATGTTCGGATCACGGTCACCTTTGCAGAAGCCGTTAAAGAAATTCAGGCCTTACGTCACTCGCCGCATGTCTTAGCTGCCATTCGATACATTCAGCAACATCTATATGATCCTTTATCGGTCTCGTCCATCAGTCAAGCGATTCACGTATCCTCCAACTATTTATCCGTTTTATTCAAAGATGAAACGGGTTTACCGCTGGCTCGTTACGTCATTCGTGAACGGATTCGAGAAGCAAAAAGGTTGCTCCGTTCATCTGACGACTCTCTATTAACAATTTCAAATCG